The Thermodesulfovibrio sp. 3462-1 genome contains the following window.
CTCATTGCTTATTATGTAGGTGAGCTTGCCATCAACAAAAATAAGCCTTGATTTTAAAAGTCCTAAAGAAGAAGAATAAATCCATTCTTCTCTTTGCTTTCCTTTCTCAGGTGTAAGAACCCTTACAGAAGAAGGATTCCCCCATGCAAGTCTTACCTGCTCCTTTGTCATCCCAAGTGCTATCTCTCCTTTTGCAATTCTTTCCTGAATCTCTGGTGGATAATTTTTAATCTCATCATAGGTATATCTAACACCCTGCGAAGCACATCCAAAAATAAATAACGCGATAAACAAAGCAATTAAAACTCTCATTTCAACTCCTCCTTTAAATTGTCATTGTCTTGAGACTCTATATCTCCGGGGAATTTTTCATTCAAAAATTTATTTATAGTGTCCCATGAAAATCCTCTTCTGAGAAGAAATCCTGCTATTTTAGCCATTTTTTTATCCTCTGGATCATTTTTTATTAAATGAATTTTTCTCTGGATAAGTTTCTGAGCAAGGGAAAATTCGTCTATTTCCGGAATGCTGTCAAGTAATTCTTTATCAATGCCCCTTCTTGTAAAGTAGTTTTTTAAACCCATATTACCAAGAAATCTGTCTTGTGCAATTTTTTCTGCTTTCTGGATAAATCTACTGTCATCTATAAATCCATTCTGCTTTAAATAGGCAACCGCATCATCAATATCCATTTGAGAAAATCCTTTTCTGTAAAGTCTATCTTTTAATTCAGCCTCTGTTCTATCTTTTTTTGTAATTAACCTCAATGCACATTTTAATACTTCATTGTTCCGATTTTTCACCTTCTATGACCTTTGGCTTTAATCCATAAGCATCCATAACTTTGGAATAAATTTCATTGAAGATTTCTGGATGACTTTTTAAATATTCTTTAGCATTTTCTCTACCCTGAGCAAATCTTGTTCCGTTGTAACTGTACCATGCTCCAGATTTTTCAATAATTCCTTTTTCCACTGCAAGATCAAGAACCTCGCCTGTCTTTGATATTCCTTCATTAAAGTAAATATCAAAGTGAGCCTCTTTGAATGGCGGTGCTACTTTATTTTTCACAATTTTAACTCTTACTCTACCACCTGTTGTATCCTGTCCTTCTTTTAATGTGTCTGTTTTTCTTATATCCAGCCTCATTGAAGCATAAAATTTTAGTGCGGTTCCTCCAGGAGTTGTCTCTGGATTTCCAAACATTACTCCAATTTTCTGTCTGAGCTGATTTATGAAAATAACAACTGTCTGAGACTTTGATATAGCTGCTGTAAGCTTTCTTAAAGCCTGACTCATAAGCCTTGCCTGAAGACCTGGAAGAGAATCTCCCATTTCTCCTTCAATTTCAGCCTTTGGAACAAGAGCAGCAACTGAGTCAATAACAATAATGTCAACTGCTCCGCTTCGGACAAGGGTTTCTGTTACTTCCAGAGCTTGCTCTCCAGTATCAGGCTGGCTTATTAGTAAATTTTCCACATCAACACCTAATTTTGAAGCGTAATTCACATCAAGGGCATGCTCAGCATCTATAAATGCTGCAACACCTCCAAGCCTCTGAGCTTCTGCAATTGCATGGAGTGCAAGGGTTGTTTTACCTGAAGATTCAGGCCCAAAAATTTCTATAACTCTTCCGCGTGGATATCCTCCAACACCTGTTGCTATATCAAGGGATATTGAACCTGTAGGAATTACACTTATTCCTTCTGCTTGAGCCTTTGTTCCAAGACGCATTATTGCGCCCTTGCCAAAATTTCTCTCAATCTGGGATATAGCAATCTCCAATGCCTTTAATTTCTCCTTATTCATAAATCACCTCTTAAGCTTTTTTTTATTATACCATTAAACTATTTGAGCAAAGGAAATCTCTCCAAAACTGAATAAATTGAACCTTTTGGAGTCAATATGCTTTTCATTAAAACAAACTCTTTAACCTCAAATTGAAAATCAAAAGACTTTTCAGAAAATTTCTTTAAAATCTTCTCAAAAAAATATTTCCCATTCCTGTAATTCTTCACTCTTGCTAAGGTTATGTGAGACTTAAATTGTCTTTCTTCCCTTTGAAAACCAAGACTGGAAGTCTCCTCGTCAATCCTTTTTGTTAATCTCTTAAGTATCTCTGTATTTTCTGTGCCAATCCATATGACTCTTGGTTTTATTTTATCCGGGAAAACTCCAGGAGTAGTAATTTTCAATGTAAAATTAGAAAACTCATTTGATAAGGATTTCAAAGTGTATGTTAAAGAAGGGATAATTTTTTCTTCAACTTCACCAAGAAATTTTAATGTAATATGAAAATTTTCTTTCGGAACAATATTAACTCCATCAATTGATGATTTGAAATTAGTCAAGTCTGCAAGAAATTCTCTAACTTGCTGAGGAAGTTCTATTGCTATAAAAAGACGCATAAAATATCATAACAGAAGAAAAATTCTTATTAAAAGATTGCTAAGAAGTCCTGCCAGAAAATCATCAATCATGATACCAAATCCACCATCTATTCTTTCAGCCTGCCTTATAGGAGGAGGTTTTATAA
Protein-coding sequences here:
- the recA gene encoding recombinase RecA encodes the protein MNKEKLKALEIAISQIERNFGKGAIMRLGTKAQAEGISVIPTGSISLDIATGVGGYPRGRVIEIFGPESSGKTTLALHAIAEAQRLGGVAAFIDAEHALDVNYASKLGVDVENLLISQPDTGEQALEVTETLVRSGAVDIIVIDSVAALVPKAEIEGEMGDSLPGLQARLMSQALRKLTAAISKSQTVVIFINQLRQKIGVMFGNPETTPGGTALKFYASMRLDIRKTDTLKEGQDTTGGRVRVKIVKNKVAPPFKEAHFDIYFNEGISKTGEVLDLAVEKGIIEKSGAWYSYNGTRFAQGRENAKEYLKSHPEIFNEIYSKVMDAYGLKPKVIEGEKSEQ
- a CDS encoding regulatory protein RecX; protein product: MKNRNNEVLKCALRLITKKDRTEAELKDRLYRKGFSQMDIDDAVAYLKQNGFIDDSRFIQKAEKIAQDRFLGNMGLKNYFTRRGIDKELLDSIPEIDEFSLAQKLIQRKIHLIKNDPEDKKMAKIAGFLLRRGFSWDTINKFLNEKFPGDIESQDNDNLKEELK
- the thpR gene encoding RNA 2',3'-cyclic phosphodiesterase — protein: MRLFIAIELPQQVREFLADLTNFKSSIDGVNIVPKENFHITLKFLGEVEEKIIPSLTYTLKSLSNEFSNFTLKITTPGVFPDKIKPRVIWIGTENTEILKRLTKRIDEETSSLGFQREERQFKSHITLARVKNYRNGKYFFEKILKKFSEKSFDFQFEVKEFVLMKSILTPKGSIYSVLERFPLLK